A window of the Salvelinus fontinalis isolate EN_2023a chromosome 14, ASM2944872v1, whole genome shotgun sequence genome harbors these coding sequences:
- the LOC129811017 gene encoding T-cell acute lymphocytic leukemia protein 1 homolog: MMEKLKPEVGQLSPMGKECKSPHHDSLTTSIAGRVSGEGGEAGGETQEAASANSAERDRVPGEHCNRTILFNAVTKETAYHSEQKKEVPVIELARRGGLVDIKAKDMTADGNHRVQTTELCRPPIPLTLPSRDPFLSETRMVQLSQPGYSLPARAMLYSNFAQPLATMNSGYGGEMEQYGMYPSHRIKRRPAPYEIEINDGNGSQPKIVRRIFTNSRERWRQQNVNGAFAELRQLIPTHPPDKKLSKNEILRLAMKYINFLAKLLDDQEGVLEAGDSGGIVGARAHEAREESLFREEPLQGMLSPSNSSCGSLLDGSPDSYTDDQDLSIGSRMPTSRGLHHHSGLHMDEQNQR; this comes from the exons ATGATGGAAAAACTGAAACCAGAAGTTGGGCAGCTCAGTCCTATGGGCAAGGAATGCAAGTCTCCACACCACGACAGCCTGACTACTTCCATAGCAGGTCGTGTAAGTGGGGAGGGGGGCGAAGCTGGTGGTGAGACACAGGAAGCGGCGTCGGCGAACTCAGCTGAGAGGGATCGTGTCCCGGGGGAGCACTGCAACCGGACTATTCTCTTTAATGCAGTTACCAAGGAAACGGCGTACCACAGCGAGCAAAAAAAGGAAGTGCCTGTTATCGAATTGGCCAGAAGAGGAGGGCTCGTGGACATAAAAGCTAAGGACATGACGGCAGACGGCAATCACAGGGTACAGACCACCGAGCTGTGCAGACCTCCTATTCCACTGACACTGCCTTCCCGGGACCCGTTTTTGAGCGAAACTCGAATGGTGCAGTTGAGCCAACCTGGGTACTCTCTCCCTGCACGAGCGATGCTGTACAGTAACTTTGCTCAACCGCTCGCTACTATGAACAG TGGCTACGGTGGCGAGATGGAACAGTATGGCATGTATCCCAGCCATCGGATAAAACGTCGACCTGCACCTTATGAGATTGAAATCAACGATGGTAATG gcTCGCAGCCCAAAATTGTGAGGCGGATATTCACCAACAGTCGTGAGCGCTGGCGCCAGCAGAATGTGAATGGTGCCTTCGCCGAGCTTCGCCAGCTCATCCCCACTCACCCGCCCGACAAGAAGCTCTCCAAGAACGAGATCCTCCGACTGGCCATGAAGTACATAAACTTCCTGGCCAAGCTCCTGGACGACCAGGAAGGTGTGTTGGAGGCCGGCGACAGCGGTGGCATTGTGGGGGCGCGGGCCCACGAGGCCCGAGAGGAGAGCCTGTTCCGGGAAGAGCCCCTCCAGGGAATGCTGTCGCCCAGCAACTCCAGTTGCGGGAGTCTTCTGGACGGTAGTCCCGACAGCTACACCGATGACCAGGATTTGTCTATAGGGTCTCGAATGCCCACCTCCAGAGgcctccatcatcactctggacTCCACATGGACGAACAAAACCAGAGATGA
- the LOC129869293 gene encoding chemokine XC receptor 1-like, whose product MEYYEKNITYDDDYIDEVCNKERVVKFGSIATPAFFSVVTILSLAGNILVLVILAKYENLKSLTNIFILNLALSDLVFTFGLPFWAAYHIWGWTFGWFLCKTVTFVFYAGFYSSVLFLTIMTIHRYLAVVHPLSDHGSQKGCYGVTVSLIIWAISFGSAVPALIFSSVQENPHKEDKHLHCEYSVPLWKKVSTCQQNVFFLAAFAIMGFCYVRILRTIFKSRSHTRNRTMNLIFSIVAVFFLGWAPYNVVIFLRLLTDNSVAPFTDCEVSMKLDYGFYVCRLIAFSHCCLNPVFYAFVGIKFRNHLKVVLQKLCWRQSTIDSQQIRATNVPSRESMY is encoded by the coding sequence ATGGAATATTACGAAAAAAACATCACTTATGATGACGATTATATAGACGAGGTCTGTAACAAGGAACGTGTTGTCAAGTTTGGCTCAATCGCCACCCCTGCCTTCTTCTCTGTGGTGACCATCCTGAGTCTAGCAGGCAACATCCTGGTCCTGGTCATCCTGGCCAAGTACGAGAACCTCAAGTCTCTCACCAACATCTTCATTCTCAACTTGGCCCTATCTGACCTGGTGTTCACCTTTGGTCTGCCCTTCTGGGCAGCCTACCACATCTGGGGCTGGACCTTTGGCTGGTTCCTCTGCAAGACCGTCACCTTTGTCTTCTACGCAGGCTTCTACAGCAGCGTTTTGTTCCTGACCATCATGACGATCCACCGCTACCTGGCAGTGGTGCATCCTCTGTCCGACCACGGCTCCCAGAAGGGCTGCTACGGGGTCACCGTCTCGCTCATCATCTGGGCGATCAGTTTTGGTTCGGCCGTCCCCGCTTTGATTTTCAGCTCTGTCCAAGAGAATCCCCACAAAGAAGACAAACATTTGCATTGTGAATACAGCGTTCCACTGTGGAAGAAAGTGAGCACATGCCAACAGAACGTCTTCTTCTTGGCTGCTTTTGCAATTATGGGTTTCTGCTACGTGAGGATATTGAGGACAATCTTCAAGTCAAGGTCACACACGAGGAATCGAACCATGAACCTGATCTTCAGTATAGTGGCAGTATTTTTCCTTGGCTGGGCGCCTTACAATGTGGTGATCTTTCTGAGGTTGTTAACTGACAACTCCGTAGCACCTTTCACCGATTGTGAGGTCAGCATGAAGCTCGACTATGGGTTCTACGTGTGTCGACTCATTGCTTTCTCCCACTGCTGTCTCAACCCTGTCTTCTACGCATTTGTTGGGATCAAGTTCAGAAATCACTTGAAGGTTGTTCTGCAGAAACTTTGCTGGCGCCAAAGCACCATAGATTCACAACAGATTAGAGCGACTAATGTTCCCTCAAGGGAATCAATGTATTAG